The genomic region GGTAGGTGTCTATGGAATCGTATCCGATATTACAGAGCGTAAGGAATATACGGAACGGATTCAGGAGCTTAGCAAGCAACATGAGCTGATTCTTAACACGGTTACGGAAGGAATCTATGGTTTGGATGCAGATGGAATCACCATGTTTATGAATCCTGCAGCAGCTTCGATGTTCGGTTATGAACCGAAAGAATTCATCGGCAAAAACTCACATCCCATTATCCATCACACGCGTGCAGACGGGAGTCATTTCCCAAAAGAAGAGTGCCCAATCCACATGACCGTTTTGGATGGACAGAGACGCTCAATCAAGGAAGATGTGTTCTGGCGTAAAGATGGCAGCAGCTTTCTGGTGCAGTATCAGGTGACGCCGATTATTGAACAGGGACAGATTCAGGGCGCGGTGGTCGTGTTCAATGATGTGACTGGCGAACGTGAAATTGTACGTGCCAAAGAGACAGCTGAGCTCGCAGCTCAGGCCAAGTCAGAATTTCTGTCGATGGTCAGCCATGAGATCCGGACACCGATGAACGGGATCGTGGGTATGACCGAGTTGTTGATCGGTACCGATTTATCGGAGGAACAGCGAGAATACGCCGAGATTATTCAAGATAGCGGCGATGCTCTGCTGAACATCCTTAATGATATTTTGGACTTCAGTAAGCTGGAATCCGGGAAAATGGCGCTGGCTTATGAACCATTTGCATTACGCAAGATGCTGGAACAGGTTGCCGAACTGTTTAAACCCCGTGCAGATGAGAAAAATCTGAAGATCAGATTTCGTCTCAATCCAAGTATCCCTGAGTTCATGGTAGGCGACTCCATACGTATCCGACAGATTCTGGTGAACCTGGTTGGCAATGCGCTGAAGTTCACAGACCGGGGAAGTATTGATGTCACCGTAGATATCATCAAGGGCAGAAAGCCCGAAGACAGCGTTCTTGATTTTGCGGTGCAAGATACGGGGATTGGCATCCCCGCTGACAAGCTGGATCAGTTGTTCCAATCCTTCTCTCAGCTGCATCCGGTGATTAACCGGAAGTATGGTGGTACTGGCTTGGGCCTGGTCATCTCCAAGCGACTCGTAGAGATCATGGGAGGCAGTATCAGTGTCGAGAGTATAGAAGGAGAAGGTTCGACCTTCCGGTTTGCTGTCCCTGCGACGAGTGTAGAAGCTTCAGCGGAACAGACAGCAAGTCAGTTCCATCATGATCGCACACGTCAAAGTGACAAGGTCGCCATGCGTATTCTGGTGGCGGAAGATCATCCGGTAAACCGGAAGATTCTGCGAGAATATCTGGAGAAGCTCGGATACCAGGCAGATGTGTGTACCAATGGCGTAGAGGCGATTGATGCCATCTCTCAGAATGCTTATGATATTGTCCTGATGGATATTCATATGCCTGTGATGGATGGACTGAAGGCGACAGACCTTTTACACCGCCTGATTCCACAAGACCGAATACCGCCAATTATTGCTGTTACAGGCAATGCCAAACGTGAAGACAAGGAAGCTTGTTTGGAGATAGGTATGCGTGACTTCATTAGCAAACCGGTTATGCTGAGTGAGTTGAAGCGGGTGTTACAGCAATGGGGACCAAGGGACGAACCTCAGCTTGCACCGAATTGAACAATAGTTCGACCGTGAAAAATAATAAATACAAACATGCCAATAATCCTCCTCAGATGGAGGATTATTGGCATGTTTGCGTTGACAGGCTTTTGAAATTGAGCTGATGCATAGAATTGGAGCTTATACGAATGGCTTATGCCAGTGTCAGACGATTGATGTTACCTGATAGAATTTCACAGGAGTTATTGAACTTCTGGCGTTCTGTTGCATCCAGATTCAATTCGATAATCTCCTGAATGCCATTTCCGCCGATAATTGCAGGAACACCGACGCAGACGTTATGTTGCTCATACTCTCCGTCCAGAATAGCTGATACGGCGATGATTTTGTGTTCGTCATTGAGGATGGAACGGGTGATGTGCGCGAGGGCGTTGCCGATCCCGAATTGGGTAGAGCCTTTGCGAGTGAAGATCTCCCAGCCGGCATCTTTCGTTTTGCGTGCGATATCGTCCAGATCCAGATGTTTGAAGCGCTCCTTGTGCTGATCCATAATATGCATAATCGGTTTACCGCCGATGGTCACATGCGACCAGGCCACGAACTGGGATTCTCCATGCTCCCCGAGAGCATAACCATGCACGCTGCGTGGATCGATGGAGAAGACTTCAGACAGCAGCGTTTTGAGTCGTGAAGAGTCAATGGACGTGCCTGTACCGATGACATGTTCGCGCGGGAGGCCGGATAATTTCCATACCATATAAGTTACTATGTCAACCGGATTGGCAGCGACGACAAAAATCCCGTTAAATCCACTGTTCATGATGGGAACCACGATGTCTTTGGCAATGGACTCCGCTTCCTCCAAAATATCCAGCCGTGTCTGTCCTGGCTTGGGATTCGCCCCGGCGGTTAAGATAATGACATCCATATTGCCGCAATCGGCATACGTTCCTGCATATACTTTGGTGCGATTATGTGTGAAGTCCATGCAATGGGAAAAATCCAGTGCCTGTGCTACAGCACGGTCATACGTCCGGTCCACCATCATAATTTCCCTGCATATCGATTGATTAATCATGGAATACGCACAACTCGAACCGACAAGACCCGCCCCGA from Paenibacillus sp. FSL R5-0341 harbors:
- a CDS encoding PAS domain S-box protein, yielding MDINKMETLKRIISEGSSYQSLFFNHPDAIYVMDIHGNYIDANPSVERISGYTLDDLIRKNQSEICPPDSENSRKEYIKEVLAGRSVSNSITFYHKDGSLKHAEITYVPITEGEEVVGIYGIAKDVTETLEVERELRETQEKYQVLADHAQDLITTCATDGTLLYVSPSVYSLLGYKPEEVTGKSFKDYCYPGDYPDPMELSEIGNGCKMRVLHKKGHYIWMETLAKPVAGVRGKKIQIVSISRDITQHKDADRRLRESRQRYRSLFEHNPAAVYSLNMQGQYSAVNSKLVQMLNVPRNKLIGKSFLSNLDKCEVQYGQTNFEMVKQGEPQYYETRIVNSSGRKIEVSVTNVPIIVDKEVVGVYGIVSDITERKEYTERIQELSKQHELILNTVTEGIYGLDADGITMFMNPAAASMFGYEPKEFIGKNSHPIIHHTRADGSHFPKEECPIHMTVLDGQRRSIKEDVFWRKDGSSFLVQYQVTPIIEQGQIQGAVVVFNDVTGEREIVRAKETAELAAQAKSEFLSMVSHEIRTPMNGIVGMTELLIGTDLSEEQREYAEIIQDSGDALLNILNDILDFSKLESGKMALAYEPFALRKMLEQVAELFKPRADEKNLKIRFRLNPSIPEFMVGDSIRIRQILVNLVGNALKFTDRGSIDVTVDIIKGRKPEDSVLDFAVQDTGIGIPADKLDQLFQSFSQLHPVINRKYGGTGLGLVISKRLVEIMGGSISVESIEGEGSTFRFAVPATSVEASAEQTASQFHHDRTRQSDKVAMRILVAEDHPVNRKILREYLEKLGYQADVCTNGVEAIDAISQNAYDIVLMDIHMPVMDGLKATDLLHRLIPQDRIPPIIAVTGNAKREDKEACLEIGMRDFISKPVMLSELKRVLQQWGPRDEPQLAPN
- a CDS encoding L-lactate dehydrogenase, yielding MLGKSGKVAVIGAGLVGSSCAYSMINQSICREIMMVDRTYDRAVAQALDFSHCMDFTHNRTKVYAGTYADCGNMDVIILTAGANPKPGQTRLDILEEAESIAKDIVVPIMNSGFNGIFVVAANPVDIVTYMVWKLSGLPREHVIGTGTSIDSSRLKTLLSEVFSIDPRSVHGYALGEHGESQFVAWSHVTIGGKPIMHIMDQHKERFKHLDLDDIARKTKDAGWEIFTRKGSTQFGIGNALAHITRSILNDEHKIIAVSAILDGEYEQHNVCVGVPAIIGGNGIQEIIELNLDATERQKFNNSCEILSGNINRLTLA